A part of Chloroflexota bacterium genomic DNA contains:
- a CDS encoding GyrI-like domain-containing protein, whose product MNELDVRIVTLESIHVASFLGFGENPEELAWGKLTPWAKEKGLLEDSEKHRLFGFNNPNPSPGSPNYGYEVWIVVDPDEVEPEEGVELKDFPGGLYAVTECVVPKGKYEVIGQTWEKLVAWCEESKYHFGDHQWLEGSLPINLTDTEFVLDLYLPIAE is encoded by the coding sequence ATGAACGAGTTAGATGTCCGTATTGTGACCTTGGAATCAATCCATGTGGCGAGCTTCCTGGGCTTTGGTGAAAACCCTGAAGAACTCGCCTGGGGAAAGCTTACACCCTGGGCGAAAGAAAAAGGCCTTCTGGAAGATAGTGAAAAACACCGGCTGTTTGGTTTTAATAATCCGAACCCCTCACCAGGCAGCCCGAATTATGGCTATGAAGTGTGGATCGTGGTTGATCCGGATGAGGTCGAGCCTGAAGAAGGTGTTGAACTCAAAGACTTTCCCGGAGGGCTCTATGCAGTCACGGAATGCGTGGTACCTAAGGGTAAATATGAAGTGATCGGTCAAACCTGGGAGAAACTGGTCGCCTGGTGTGAAGAGAGCAAATATCACTTCGGTGACCATCAGTGGCTTGAGGGAAGCCTGCCCATCAACCTAACAGATACCGAGTTCGTCCTGGACCTGTACCTGCCGATCGCGGAATAG
- a CDS encoding YafY family transcriptional regulator, with the protein MRADRLLSIMLLLQGRGKMTAQDLAEELEVSERTVYRDIDALCTAGVPVYSESGHGGGYGLTEDYRLHLTGLSKDELRALMTLGSFAPLSDLGLRDELRAALLKISASLPESSRYDDERIQRFFHFDQTWWQQSSAWMPHLQKVQEALWQDRKLEILYRLPQPLEVRHLVSPYGLVVKAGRWYLVCERNGSVFVYRLSELLDVQLSDETFTRVDDFDLAAFWSKWCQRYEGFLTVFTATLDVAPAVFPLLHKTFGSQVEEQLLVANQAEADGWQRIDVAFESFESAREKVLGLGSGVRVIAPLALRLSVQDYAHQIVKLYQPDGS; encoded by the coding sequence TTGCGAGCTGACCGATTGTTATCCATCATGCTCTTGCTGCAGGGGCGCGGTAAAATGACGGCGCAGGACTTGGCAGAAGAGCTGGAAGTCTCGGAGCGTACCGTCTATCGGGATATTGATGCCTTATGCACGGCGGGTGTCCCGGTATACAGTGAATCCGGGCACGGCGGGGGTTATGGCCTGACGGAGGATTATCGATTGCACCTCACCGGGCTGAGCAAGGATGAACTTCGCGCTTTGATGACATTGGGGAGCTTTGCGCCCCTTTCCGATCTTGGATTGCGGGATGAACTGCGGGCAGCTTTACTAAAGATCTCGGCCTCCTTACCGGAATCCAGCCGCTATGACGATGAGCGCATTCAGCGCTTTTTCCACTTCGACCAGACCTGGTGGCAGCAAAGCAGTGCCTGGATGCCCCATTTGCAAAAGGTGCAGGAAGCGCTCTGGCAGGATCGAAAACTTGAGATCCTCTACCGGCTGCCGCAGCCCCTCGAAGTCCGGCATCTGGTTTCACCGTATGGGCTGGTGGTGAAGGCAGGCCGCTGGTATCTGGTTTGTGAGCGTAATGGATCGGTCTTTGTTTACCGGCTGTCTGAATTGCTGGATGTGCAGCTGTCGGATGAGACTTTTACGCGGGTGGACGATTTTGATCTGGCCGCGTTCTGGTCAAAATGGTGCCAGCGGTATGAGGGCTTCCTGACGGTATTTACAGCGACTCTCGATGTGGCCCCGGCCGTTTTCCCTTTGTTGCATAAAACTTTCGGCAGCCAGGTTGAGGAGCAACTTTTGGTGGCCAACCAAGCAGAAGCCGATGGCTGGCAGCGGATTGACGTGGCTTTTGAGTCCTTTGAGTCGGCCAGGGAGAAGGTCCTGGGGCTTGGCAGCGGGGTCAGGGTGATTGCCCCTCTGGCGCTGCGGTTGAGCGTGCAGGATTACGCACATCAGATCGTAAAACTCTATCAGCCCGACGGGAGTTAG
- a CDS encoding glutamine--tRNA ligase/YqeY domain fusion protein gives MSEETNAPRSNFITNIIDEHLESGRFDTVHTRFPPEPNGYLHIGHAKSICLNFGVAQDYAGLTNLRFDDTNPTKEEVEYMESIEADVRWLGFSWDDRLFYASDYFGALYEYAVELIKKGKAFVCDLNAEELREYRGTLTESGKNSPYRDRSIEENLDLFERMKNGEFPDGSRTLRAKIDMSSPNLNMRDPVMYRILHAEHPRTGEAWCIYPMYDYAHCVSDSLEKITHSICTLEFEDHRPLYDWFLDELGIFHSQQIEFARLNLTYTVMSKRKLLQLVKEGFVSGWDDPRMPTLSGMRRRGYTPEAIRAFADTIGVSKANSLVDVELLEHVLRDDLNNRARRVMAVVDPVKVVIDNYPEDQEEEFEVAYFPWDRENSPTRMVPFGREIYVERSDFMEDPPKKFYRLALNAEVRLMNAYYITCVGVVKNDDGEIVELHCTYDPESRGGMSPDGRKVKGTLHWVSARHALDAELRLYDYLFTKADPYEVEEGGQFTDNINPDSLQVVTAKLEPALQDTKEHEPFQFMRQGYFCADEDSTPEKLVFNRTISLVDTWAKMEKEKTK, from the coding sequence ATGAGTGAAGAAACAAACGCCCCCCGATCCAATTTCATTACCAATATTATTGATGAGCACCTCGAAAGCGGCCGGTTTGACACCGTGCACACCCGCTTTCCGCCGGAGCCGAACGGCTATCTGCACATCGGCCACGCCAAGTCGATCTGCCTGAATTTTGGCGTTGCCCAGGATTATGCCGGGCTGACCAATTTGCGCTTTGACGACACCAACCCCACCAAGGAAGAGGTGGAATATATGGAGTCGATTGAGGCGGACGTGCGCTGGCTGGGGTTCAGCTGGGATGACCGGCTGTTCTATGCCTCTGATTACTTCGGCGCGCTCTATGAATATGCGGTGGAATTGATAAAGAAGGGCAAGGCCTTTGTTTGTGACCTCAATGCGGAAGAACTGCGCGAATATCGCGGCACCCTGACCGAATCGGGCAAAAACAGCCCCTACCGGGATCGCTCGATTGAGGAGAACCTGGACCTCTTTGAACGGATGAAGAACGGTGAGTTCCCGGATGGCTCCCGCACGCTGCGTGCCAAGATCGACATGAGTTCCCCGAACCTGAACATGCGTGACCCTGTGATGTACCGCATTCTGCACGCCGAACACCCCCGCACGGGTGAGGCCTGGTGCATTTACCCGATGTATGACTACGCTCACTGCGTTTCCGACTCGCTTGAGAAGATCACCCACTCGATTTGCACCCTCGAGTTTGAAGATCACCGCCCGCTCTATGACTGGTTCCTGGATGAGTTGGGCATCTTCCATTCGCAGCAGATCGAGTTTGCCCGCCTGAACCTGACCTACACCGTGATGAGCAAGCGTAAATTGCTGCAATTGGTAAAGGAAGGCTTTGTCAGCGGTTGGGACGACCCCCGTATGCCCACCCTTTCGGGGATGCGCCGCCGGGGCTACACACCCGAAGCGATCCGGGCCTTTGCCGACACGATCGGCGTCTCCAAAGCCAACAGCCTGGTGGATGTGGAACTGCTGGAGCATGTGCTGCGCGATGACCTCAATAACCGCGCCCGACGGGTGATGGCCGTGGTGGACCCGGTGAAGGTGGTCATTGATAACTATCCCGAGGACCAGGAAGAAGAATTTGAAGTGGCCTATTTCCCCTGGGACCGCGAGAACAGCCCCACCCGGATGGTACCTTTTGGCCGTGAGATCTATGTTGAGCGCTCGGACTTCATGGAAGACCCGCCCAAGAAGTTCTACCGCCTGGCACTGAACGCCGAAGTGCGGCTGATGAACGCCTATTACATCACCTGTGTGGGCGTGGTGAAAAATGACGATGGCGAGATCGTTGAGCTGCACTGCACCTATGACCCCGAGTCACGGGGCGGCATGTCACCCGACGGCCGTAAGGTGAAAGGCACGCTGCATTGGGTCTCCGCCCGGCACGCGCTGGACGCGGAGCTGCGGCTATATGATTACCTTTTCACCAAGGCGGACCCTTATGAGGTGGAAGAGGGCGGCCAGTTCACCGATAATATCAACCCCGACTCGCTGCAGGTGGTGACCGCCAAGCTGGAACCCGCGCTGCAGGATACCAAAGAGCACGAGCCCTTCCAGTTCATGCGCCAGGGTTACTTCTGCGCTGATGAGGACTCCACGCCGGAGAAGCTGGTCTTCAACCGCACGATCTCCCTGGTGGATACCTGGGCGAAGATGGAAAAGGAAAAGACAAAGTAA